One genomic window of Kosmotoga olearia TBF 19.5.1 includes the following:
- a CDS encoding response regulator transcription factor produces MKVLVVEDDEGLRRLLNLELTHYGYEVKTSGKGIDALRMYRDFCPDIVLLDILLPQLDGFELLVAFREIFPGAGIIILSVINDKESKLKAFRLGVDDYVTKPFDMEELLARIEALARRAFLHERVKNNERLSDISSRIEIDDKSRTLRSGEIEVRLSSLEFRIFKILYSNTGTVVEKDQIIAVLWGQERAPSESTIPVYIKYLREKLEPLKIKIETVRGVGYVLKVEG; encoded by the coding sequence TTGAAAGTACTGGTAGTTGAGGACGATGAAGGTTTGAGAAGGCTGCTAAATCTAGAATTAACTCACTATGGTTATGAAGTGAAAACATCTGGAAAAGGAATAGATGCATTAAGGATGTACAGGGATTTCTGCCCGGATATAGTGTTGCTCGACATTTTATTGCCTCAACTTGATGGCTTTGAATTGCTGGTGGCTTTTCGGGAGATCTTTCCGGGTGCCGGAATAATTATATTAAGTGTGATAAATGACAAAGAGAGCAAGCTTAAAGCCTTCAGGCTTGGTGTTGATGATTATGTGACTAAGCCTTTTGACATGGAGGAATTACTGGCGAGAATAGAAGCTCTTGCACGCAGGGCTTTTTTACATGAAAGGGTCAAGAATAATGAAAGGCTATCCGATATATCTTCCCGCATTGAGATAGATGATAAAAGCAGAACCCTGCGGAGTGGTGAAATCGAAGTCAGGTTGTCTTCCCTTGAATTCAGAATATTTAAAATACTTTATTCGAACACGGGAACCGTTGTCGAAAAAGATCAGATTATAGCAGTTCTTTGGGGACAGGAAAGAGCTCCAAGCGAGAGTACAATACCTGTTTATATAAAGTATCTCAGGGAAAAATTAGAACCTTTGAAGATAAAGATTGAGACTGTGAGAGGAGTTGGCTATGTACTCAAAGTTGAGGGCTAA
- a CDS encoding SoxR reducing system RseC family protein yields the protein MTEQAIVKKVEQEYAILTKSREEACAMCAAKNMCSVSNSTTGKTMTIRAMKNGIDVKPGDIVEIEVPNFSATKLAFLLYGLPLIAFIITMMGLVSLGISEGFAVIVGLLAVAGVYLLLSIYDKKNREKLMPRILRKVGKSNGFFTAR from the coding sequence ATGACCGAACAAGCGATTGTAAAAAAGGTAGAGCAAGAATATGCGATATTAACGAAATCACGAGAAGAAGCCTGTGCGATGTGCGCAGCTAAGAATATGTGTAGCGTATCCAATAGCACCACAGGAAAAACAATGACCATTAGAGCTATGAAAAACGGTATCGATGTTAAACCCGGTGATATTGTAGAAATAGAGGTTCCTAATTTTTCCGCAACCAAACTCGCCTTTCTTCTTTATGGACTCCCCCTAATAGCATTTATCATTACTATGATGGGATTGGTTTCTCTGGGAATCTCGGAGGGATTCGCTGTTATCGTTGGTCTGCTGGCTGTTGCTGGAGTTTATCTGTTATTATCGATCTATGACAAAAAAAACAGAGAAAAACTCATGCCACGTATACTCAGGAAGGTGGGTAAAAGCAATGGTTTTTTCACTGCTAGATGA